Proteins encoded together in one Impatiens glandulifera chromosome 1, dImpGla2.1, whole genome shotgun sequence window:
- the LOC124945769 gene encoding dnaJ homolog subfamily C member 5-like, giving the protein MHDPSNGVEAERLLAVAHRLLHAQNFNECRDFAVLAQENDPLLDGTDQILAVADVLMASQTKINNNITDWYAILQVNRRSDDLDLIKRQYRRLALLLHPDKNKFPFAESAFRLISDAWKIISDPSNKSIYDNEINETKKTTTMKTFWTVCPYCYNLYEYPNIYLDCCFKCQKCEKAFHGVVISPLPPIVPGKDAYYCYKAFFPIFSDLNQGLKKDSTVPVPVSVSVPPQSESEKKVAPPATDVSTTTTAVHTKKRGRPRKNIQS; this is encoded by the coding sequence ATGCACGATCCATCGAACGGAGTCGAAGCCGAGAGATTACTCGCCGTAGCTCACAGACTTCTCCACGCTCAAAACTTCAACGAATGTCGCGATTTCGCCGTTCTCGCACAAGAAAACGATCCACTCCTCGACGGTACAGATCAGATCCTCGCCGTCGCTGACGTACTCATGGCTTCTCAAACCAAGATAAACAACAATATCACCGATTGGTACGCTATTCTTCAAGTTAATCGTCGTTCAGACGATCTCGATCTAATAAAACGTCAATATCGTCGTCTAGCTCTCCTCCTTCATCCagataaaaacaaatttccaTTCGCCGAATCAGCCTTTCGATTAATCTCAGATGCTTGGAAAATCATTTCAGATCCATCTAACAAATCGATCTACGATAACGAGATTAATGAAACGAAGAAGACGACGACGATGAAGACATTCTGGACTGTTTGTCCTTACTGTTATAACTTATATGAATATCCAAATATATACTTGGATTGTTGTTTCAAGTGTCAGAAATGCGAGAAAGCGTTTCATGGAGTGGTGATTTCTCCATTGCCACCGATTGTGCCGGGAAAAGATgcttattattgttataaagCGTTTTTTCCTATCTTTAGTGATCTGAATCAGGGATTAAAGAAGGATTCAACTGTTCCTGTTCCTGTTTCTGTTTCTGTTCCTCCACAAAGTGAATCGGAAAAGAAGGTAGCTCCTCCGGCAACAGATGTAAGTACTACTACTACTGCAGTTCATACTAAGAAAAGAGGTAGGCCTAGGAAAAATATACAGAGTTAG